The Anastrepha ludens isolate Willacy chromosome 2, idAnaLude1.1, whole genome shotgun sequence genome contains a region encoding:
- the LOC128854999 gene encoding serine protease grass-like — translation MYCNTFFWLPILFASLQVAYAQYYSCLTPYNTYGRCVPYNKCGFLQKLFTQYGLSLPQNYLADIQKSRCQGSTPGIHICCDDTLSPTPAPEPTPSSGGGDKKDTDYVASMNQQGLGVLRAQKCGGAGGERVSHGQNVDLYEFPWMALLIYSSQEDRFKCGGSLITDTYVLTAAHCMVGVSEKIIGVRLGEHDLTEEEDCITVNQRRICAPPVEDIGVEKTIPHPDFNNARKTNDVALVKLARSVQFKKHIKPICLPIIPEAAQIPRDRRFFIAGWGGTENSKTSNILQKALVPFKTREQCQNIFRRTRINDNHLCAGGDGLIDTCKGDSGGPLFYLAPYSGAHKSLRYVQYGIVSFGGTECGSDRNSPGIYANVANFMPWITSHIV, via the exons atgtattgcaatacatttttttggctaCCAATACTTTTCGCGTCATTGCAAGTGGCCTACGCAC AATATTATTCTTGCTTGACACCCTACAACACGTACGGCCGTTGTGTGCCTTACAACAAATGTGGATTCCTTCAAAAACTCTTCACTCAGTACGGTCTCTCACTGCCACAAAACTATTTAGCGGATATACAAAAGTCGCGCTGCCAAGGAAGCACACCTGGG ATACATATCTGTTGTGATGACACTCTGTCACCAACTCCAGCCCCAGAACCTACACCATCGAGCGGTGGAGGCGATAAGAAGGATACGGATTATGTGGCGTCGATGAATCAACAGGGTTTGGGCGTATTGCGTGCACAAAAATGCGGCGGCGCTGGCGGAGAGCGTGTGTCGCATGGGCAAAATGTCGATCTGTACGAGTTTCCTTGGATGGCACTGTTAATTTACAGTAGTCAGGAGGATCGCTTCAAGTGTGGTGGATCGCTTATAACAGATACCTACGTATTGACTGCAGCGCATTGTATGGTGGGCGTGTCTGAGAAAAT aaTTGGGGTTCGTTTGGGCGAACATGATTTGACCGAGGAAGAAGATTGCATAACAGTCAATCAACGTCGCATCTGTGCACCGCCAGTGGAAGATATTGGTGTGGAAAAGACTATACCGCATCCAGATTTCAATAATGcgcgcaaaacaaatgatgtcGCTTTGGTGAAACTCGCACGTTCAGTACAATTCAAAA aacacATCAAGCCGATTTGTTTGCCTATTATCCCAGAAGCTGCACAAATACCCAGAGACCGGCGCTTCTTCATAGCTGGTTGGGGCGGCACTGAAAATAGCAAAACATCGAATATATTGCAAAAGGCGTTGGTGCCATTCAAAACGCGTGAGCAATGCCAAAACATTTTCCGACGTACGCGCATAAATGATAATCACCTCTGCGCGGGTGGTGATGGCTTGATTGACACATGCAAGGGTGACTCTGGTGGCCCGCTGTTCTATTTGGCACCCTACAGTGGGGCGCACAAATCTTTACGCTATGTCCAATATGGTATTGTGTCCTTTGGTGGCACAGAGTGCGGCAGTGATAGGAATTCTCCAGGCATTTACGCCAATGTTGCCAACTTTATGCCATGGATAACCAGCCATATTGTTTAG